ACCAAACATCATAGTAGGCTTTGCCCGTTTTAACGGAATGCCTGTAGGTATTGTTGCAAACCAGCCCAACTATCTGGCCGGTGTGCTCGATATTAACGCATCCAGGAAGGCCGCACGTTTTGTACGCTTCTGCGATGCCTTCAACATCCCGATTGTAACGCTTGTTGACGTGCCGGGCTTCCTTCCCGGAACGGCGCAGGAGTACGGCGGCATTATTATTCACGGAGCAAAGCTTCTTTACGCATACGGCGAGGCTACAGTGCCAAAGGTTACCGTTATACTCAGAAAAGCCTACGGCGGAGCATACGACGTAATGAGCTCAAAGCACTTAAGAGGCGACATCAATTACGCGTGGCCGACGGCTGAAATTGCAGTCATGGGTCCCAAAGGCGCAATTGAAATCCTTCATAACAGGGAGCTCCAGGAAATTACAGACGAGCAGAAACGCGTTGAATTCCTCAAACAGAAAGAAGAGGAATACAGGAATAAATTTGCATCCCCATATGTTGCGGCAAAATACGGCTATATTGATGACGTAATTGAACCGCGCAACACGCGCTTCCGCATAATAAGGGCTCTGCAGTCGCTTGCGACAAAGAAGGACGTTAATCCTCCAAAGAAACATTCCAACTTACCATTGTAGAGGATGTATGTTAAGCATATTTAAGAAAATATTCCCGGGCAATAATGGGTCTTCCACTCTGAAGCAGCACGACGGAATGGAAGAGATGCAGGTTCTTCAGAAGGAAGCCAACAGCCTTGGGGTGGAAGGAGAAGTCTATGCGGCAATAGGCATGGCACTGCATATGTACCTTCAGGACATTCACGATTATGAAAAGATGGTGCTTACAATGCAGAGGGTTATGAGGCCTTATTCCCCATGGAGTTCAAAGATTTACGGGCTGCGCCAGTGGCCCAGATAATAAACTGAAATCTGACAAATTACCAAAAACAGCACAAAAATACGGCATAATAAAATGAAAAAGTTCAGATTTAAAATTAACGCCAACCAGTATGACGTCGATATTGTAAATGTCGAGGATAACGTTGCTGAAGTTGTCGTCAACGGCACTACGTACCACGTGGAAGTTGAACAGAAGATCCAGACTACAAAGACTCCAACACTCGTGCGTTCGAAGGCAGAGCCTTCGACGGATATACACAAGTCTGTAGCCCGCACAAGCAATCCTTCCACACCGAAAGGCACAGGAACAATTAAGAGTCCCCTGCCCGGAACGGTTCTGAAGATACACGTAAAGGAAGGCGACTTTGTAAAGATAGGCGACAGGCTCATGACGCTTGAGGCAATGAAAATGGAAAACAACATTAACTCCGATAAGGAAGGCCTTATTAAAGCAATTAAGGTCACCGAAAGGGATTCCGTACTGGAAGGCGACGTTTTAATGGAAATCGGAAGCTGACAGCAGGCAAAAGCTATGAATGCAGTAATAATGCAGACCTTATACATGTACGGCATAGCAGCGGTAATATCGTTTTTTGTCGCATTTATTATTAAAATGATATTCGTGTCGATAAGGATCTTTAAGAAAAATTAGCATAAACTTAACTGAGGCCTTTGAACAGGCGGACTCTTCTTAATCAGTGTGACAAAAAAATGGGAATTCAGAATATATTAAATCTCTTTCAGGGTATAGCCACTCTGGCGGCTTCAGATCCGAAGATAATAATTGCAAGGATAAGCCTTATTTTCTTAGGGATGCTCCTTGTTTATCTAGGTAAAAGAGAAATTCTTGAACCCTTGCTCATGATACCAATGGGTCTGGGCATGTCTGCAATTAACGCAGGAGTGCTTTTCTTCAGCAACGGGCAGCAGGGGAACCTTTTTGTCGATCCGCTAATTACAGATCCCAAGGCTCTGCTTGACATACTGCAGATTGACTTTCTTCAGCCTATTTATACGCTTACATTCAGCAACGGGCTGATTGCATGTTTTGTTTTTATGGGCATAGGTGTTCTTCTGGACGTTGGGTTTTTACTTGCGCGTCCGTTTTTAAGCATGTTTCTTGCATTGTGCGCAGAACTTGGCACATTTGCAACAATTCCAATCGCTAAAGCACTGGGCCTCAGTCTGAATGACGCCGCCTCTATTGCCATGGTAGGAGGAGCAGATGGGCCCATGGTGCTTTTTACTTCTCTTAGCCTTTCAAAAGATCTTTTTGTACCTATTACTGTAGTAGCTTATCTTTATCTCGGGCTTACGTACGGGGGCTACCCGTATTTAATTAAGCTGATGGTGCCAAAGAAGCTGAGGGCAATAAAGATGCCCCCGAAGAAAGCCTCACGCGCCGTCACCTCGGGAGAAAAGATGGCCTTTGCAGCGGTTGTAAATACGGTTTTGTGCCTTCTCTTCCCCGTTGCCGCCCCGCTGTTTGTTTCACTTTTCCTGGGCGTTGCAATAAGGGAGTCGGGTCTTAAGCATTTCATAGATTTTATAGGGGGCCCGCTCCTCTACGGATCAACATTCTTCTTAGGGTTCCTGCTTGGAGTGCTTTGTGAAGCTCATTTAATACTTAATCCCAAGGTTTTAATTCTTCTTGTTCTCGGCATAATTGCCCTTCTTCTCTCCGGAATAGGAGGCATATTAGGGGGCTATATAATGTACTTTATCACCAGAGGCAAGTTTAATCCTGTAATAGGCATTGCAGGAGTCAGCTGCGTGCCGACAACAGCCAAGGTGGCACAGAAATCCGTCAACGAGGTAAACCCCGAAGCGCTCATCCTGCCAGAGGCAATTGGCGCAAACATTTGCGGGGTTATAACTACGGCAATTATAGCAGGTATATACATAACGCTGATTCCTGCGTTCCTGAAATAAGTTGCATACATAAAGCCCCGGCGTTCTTTCGTCCGGGCTTAGAATCAGAGCATTTTAACATAAACGTTCCTTCAGGCAGAAATGAGTGGTAATAATGCTTCTTCACTTAATAAATAGTACCGTTTCAAACAGCGCCATTTCAG
The DNA window shown above is from Ignavibacteria bacterium and carries:
- a CDS encoding biotin/lipoyl-binding protein → MKKFRFKINANQYDVDIVNVEDNVAEVVVNGTTYHVEVEQKIQTTKTPTLVRSKAEPSTDIHKSVARTSNPSTPKGTGTIKSPLPGTVLKIHVKEGDFVKIGDRLMTLEAMKMENNINSDKEGLIKAIKVTERDSVLEGDVLMEIGS
- a CDS encoding sodium ion-translocating decarboxylase subunit beta, producing MQNILNLFQGIATLAASDPKIIIARISLIFLGMLLVYLGKREILEPLLMIPMGLGMSAINAGVLFFSNGQQGNLFVDPLITDPKALLDILQIDFLQPIYTLTFSNGLIACFVFMGIGVLLDVGFLLARPFLSMFLALCAELGTFATIPIAKALGLSLNDAASIAMVGGADGPMVLFTSLSLSKDLFVPITVVAYLYLGLTYGGYPYLIKLMVPKKLRAIKMPPKKASRAVTSGEKMAFAAVVNTVLCLLFPVAAPLFVSLFLGVAIRESGLKHFIDFIGGPLLYGSTFFLGFLLGVLCEAHLILNPKVLILLVLGIIALLLSGIGGILGGYIMYFITRGKFNPVIGIAGVSCVPTTAKVAQKSVNEVNPEALILPEAIGANICGVITTAIIAGIYITLIPAFLK